GCCGACCTGCCTGCGCCCAAAGACCCGCTGGTGATGCCTGCCATCGCGATGCGCCAGACGCCTGAGCTGTGGGTGCGCATCTACCGCGAGTCGGAAAAGGACCCCGCAACGCTGTTGCGCTACCTGGAGCAACACATCGAGTTTGTTCAAAATCGCAAGAGAGCACCCAGTCTCGAGCCCCTCTCCGACCCGCAGGCTATCTTGCAGGTAGAAACCCATGCCTACGTGTTCAATCGTCTGGGAGACGTGGGCACGCCCGAGTTGATACCGGCGATAGAGCAGTTCATGGAGCGCAGGAAGGCGATGAACGACTGGGCGACGAAGGCAGACCTCGCTGTGGCACAGTTAACCATCGAGCGCATCCGGGCGCGCGCCAAGGGTGCCGAGGCGTACAAACAGACGATGCTGGACTGGGTGCAGAACGCGACGCGGTATCCCGACGCGCTCTCGCCCGATGGGCGCTGGAGAGCAATGGCGATAAGGCGGCTGGGCTATGGCATTCGTGCCCTTGCCAGGATGGGCGCAACCGATACGGTACCAGCCGTTCTGGAAGCGGTGCGAAAGGCGAGGCAGGAGATGTCGAAGGCGCAGTGGCTGTTCAATCAGTTTGCCATCCTGCACTTTCTGGCACAATTCGAGGATGAAAGGGTGCTGTCCGAACTGGAGGGTGTGCTGTTTCTGTATGGCCCCACTCTCATGCCGTGGGCAGGGGCAGAGTACCATCTCGAGCCGGGCGAGAAGGACCCGGAGTGGTTGTACTGGCATGTGCGCACGAAGGGCATGGACACGACCGAGACCGTCAAAGCCATCCTGCAGTCCATTGGCAACGGCGGTCCGGGCAGGTTTACCGATAAAATATTGCCGCTTTTTGGCGAGCAGGTGGTTCCTTTGTTGCTGAGGGCTATCACAGAGCCTCCGCGATGCGAGGCGCCCGAGAACATGCAGGCAGTGGCTATCCGTGTGTTAGGGGAGATGCGTTCTCGGCAAGCGGTGGAGTTGTTGCGTTCCGTGCTGCGGACGGGCACGGGTAGACTGCGCAAGAATGCTGCCACCGCGCTGGGCAAAATCGGTGACCCATCCGCCTTGCCCGACCTGCTGGAAGTGGCGCAGAACGATGCGGATGTCACTCTGCAGATGGACGCCATTACCGCGCTGGGCGAACTGGGCGACCCCCGCGCCGAACCGGTGCTGCTGAAACTGTTGGTCGAGCATCACGACTCCCGTATCCGTTACTGCGCCGCTGGGGCCTTAGCAAGGGCTGGTACTCGGGCAGCGATACCGGTGCTGGAATCCCGGATGGACAAGGAGAACTTCGTTCACGTCAGGTCGCAAATCGGCCGGGCAATTCGCGAGTTGCGCCGCAAGGGGCGGTGATGCGCCGCAGAATCAGCAGGATGTGGCTCACTCGCGGGTGCGCGCCACCTCGCGGGTTCGCTGCCACTCGCTCTTGAGCTGGTTCAGGAAGACTTCCACGCGCTGATTAGCGTCCTCGCAGTGGATGGGCACGGGCACGGCTTCCAGCCCGATGGCGTCGTGGCTCATCAACAGCCAGTCGCCCTTTTTGAACTTGAAGGTCTGCGCGAACATCTCCTCGGCGATGCCGAAGGCTTCCGCAATCGCCTGTCGGTCGGACTGGCGCGGCATCTTGCTGACGAAATAGGTGTGGGGCTGCGCCATGATGCTGGTGTCCAGGTAGCGCACGCGCTGGGTGGCGATGCCGATTCCGAGACCGAACTTGCGCCCGCGCCGCGCCAGCGTCATCACCACGAAGCGGGATCGCCCGTAGCTGTCGTCCGTGCCTTCGCGCCGCTGGGGAATGAATTCGTCTGCCTCGTCGAAGACGAACACCACCAGCGGGCTAATCTTGCCGCTCTTGCGTCGGTTCTCGAACATCACCTCGCCCAGCATGGCGGCGAAATCGCGCAGGCGGTCGGGGTCGTGCGACTGCACCACATATAAGCCAGAGGTATGCGGGTCGTTCAGGCGGGCTATCAGGTCGCCCAGCGTCATCTGGTAGGCCTCGTTCACGTGTCGCAGGCTGATGTATCGGCGGTGCGCCTCCTCGACGGCGGTGCGCAGCACCGTGAATGCCTCGCGGGCGTCGTTGGTAGTCAGCAAGCCGTTTTCGAACATCTCGTCGATCCAGTCGTTGATTTTGCGGGCGTTGGTTTCGTCGAAGGGAGTGTCGAAGTGGGTGATGACCCAGTTGCGCACCGCCTGCCGGATGGTGGCGTCGTTCCTGCCCAGCGTGCCGCGCGGTTGCCAGTGTCGCTCCACCAGCCTGCCCAGCGTGGGGGGCTTTTCGCGGTAGAGATGCAGGCGTGCGCCCTTGGGGTTCAGCAGCCGTCGCCACGCAAAGCGGAAATCGCTGCGCCTGCCAATCAACGCGCGGGGATAGAGGGTGGTCTGTGTCAACGCAGTAAGCGCCTGGCTGAAGGTCTCGTTCGAGGGCTGTTCCATGAACTGCAGCACATCTTCGGGCAGGGTCTCTTCGGTCAGCACCAGCAGCGCGGCATCGGGCGCTTTGACCAGCCAGTCCGCCAGCAGCACGCTGTACTCACTCATCAGGTCAAACAGCACCACTTTGACGTTCTCGCGCGGGGCGTCGGGCGGCGGTTCCAGCATCGTATACGCCTGCATCACCTTGTCCACCAGTGTGCTGACCAGGTTCGACTTGCCCGCGCCAGTGAAACCGAAGATGGCGAAGTGCGTGCGCAGCAGGTCTTCCGCGGAGATTTTGACGCCCACCTGCGGGTCGCGCACCAGATTGCCCACGGTGAAGGTGGGAACGCCCACCGGCAGACCGCTGTTCAGCACGTATTCGGTGGAGGGTGTGTCCAGCAGCAACGCCTTCGCGCCGATCATGGGCAGGTTGCTCTCTTCCTGCAGGTGCGCTTTGCCATCGCGCTCCACCAGCTCCAGATTGGTGGGGATGGCGATGCAGCGGATTTTGGTCACATCTTCGGTGGGCTCGTGTTCCTGCTCCTCCCAGTCCCGCGCCGCGCTGCGCGCCGCCTCCACCACGAAACCGGGGTAACCCTGCGGGTTATCCCCCAGCCCGTAGTGCAACGGCAGGATAGAGACCACTTCGAGGATGGAATGGTGGCTGGCTCCTGCTTCCGAGGCGAAGTTGGGCACCGCCAGCAGCGCGCCTTCACGGATCAGGTTCATTGCCTGCCGTGTGTAGTCGAACCAGATTTCGAACTCGTAGCGCGCTTCCGGGTCCTCCTGCATCCGGATGAGCGTGCCTTCCAGACCATTGACAAAGGTAATCATTGCCATCTCTCCTTCATCGTGGGTTCTCCTCGCGCAGTCGGCGCAGCGTTTTGGCGATGGGGTTGGAGTGGAACGGGATTTCGCTGCTGAGTATCAGCTCGCGGGCGCGTTTGCCCACCGTCTTCGCCCCCCAGTCTGCCTTGTGCATCGGGTCGGGATAGCCGATGGCCTCCGGGAAGTGATTGCGGGTGAGTACGTCCAGCAGGTACATCATCACCTGTTGCACGGGGTTGTCGGCGTCGCGGTCAGGGTAGAGCAGGGGCTTGATGACACCCACGCGCGGGTTGCTGACGACGAAATCGTGCGACAGGGCGGATTTGTCCCATCTGGGCATGGCGAGTCGGTCCAGAAAGATGACGTGTCCAGCGAGGGGCGTGCTTTTGCGGCGGTCCAGATAGAACTGCGCCAGCGAGCGCAGGAAGAGCCGTTCGGGAGAGACAATCTCGCCGATGCGACTGGGTGTGCCGATAATGGTGGGTTCGCCGGTGACCTCGTCGCGCCCCAACCGCAGCGTCTGGAACACCGAGTCGAACTCGATGGTGCTCCACGGCGCTTCCAGCGAGGTATCGCAGTACAGCGGTACCGTTTCCAGAAAGATGCGGTCTGTCCAGGGCAGGGGCGCGACCTTCATCTGCTGCATTTCGGGATACACGCCCAGATGCTTCATCACGCCCAGGTAGTTGCGCGTGAGGTAGCGCGACTCCGAGTCCTTCACGATGCCCACCAGCAGGATGTGGCGTTCCCAGCACTTTTCGATGAGCGCACGCAGCCCCACCGCAGTGAGGAAGTGCACATCCTCGGGCGACATCCACCGCTGACGGCGTACGGTGGAGTCTTCCGGGTCAGTGGTTTCATACACCAGCGCGGAGGGGTCTTTGTCCACAAAGAGCCGTTCGCAGATGCTTTCGAACAGGCTGACGGTGTAGCGCCACGAGTCGCGGCACAGGTAGCGCGTGCGCAGGTTGCCCTGACCGTCCATCTCGCACAGCGGCACGGGCTTGCCCATGAGGATGCCTGTTGCGGCGTGCAGCTCGGTTTCGGAAAGGTTCAGGCTGCGGCGCAGGTCGTCCAGAGGCAGGCTTTGCGTGTTGCGGTGATGGAACTCCGCCAGCACCGCGAGATGCCGCCCGAACCGCTTGGTGGATGGAACCTGCAGCTCACGCGAGATGGGATGGGCGAACGCCACACGGATGTCGAAGGCGTCGAGCGCGCGGCGGTCATAAGGATAGCCTGCGAGCTGTGTGCCCGCGCCGTGCGATACCGCCGCCATCAGCCCGCTGAGCGACTGGTCCAGCATGATGAGGCGCGGGTAGTCGGTCGCGCTCGCACTGGCGACGGAGTAGGCGAGGTATATCTCCGCCAGCTGCATCAGGCTGAGGTGGATGTTCGAAAGGTTCACCCGATCGTGGTCGGAGACCACGAAGGTCTCCTGCACGTCGGCGTTGGTCACGTCCTCGATGTTGGCGAAAGGCACGGGTACGTAGGCAACGAGGGACACATCGCGGTTCATGTCCCAGCGTTCGTATTGCACCACGGGCGGGTCGCTTTTCAGTCGCACCGAGCCTTTCGCGCCGTATGCCCCACCGAAAAAGACCACGAAGTCCTGAAAGGCGTCGCGGGTGCAGGTTCCGTCGATGGCGACGAAGTCGATTTTGTCGGTATCGAGGAGGCGTTCTGCCAGCTCGCGCAGGCGACGGCGCACGCTCTCGGAGCGGAAGCGGTCGTGGAAGGGAATCATCAGGCGGTGGAAGAAGCGGTGATAGAAGTCGCAACCGTTCTCCAGGCGGTCGCGGTAAAGGTGTTCGAACCGCTCCCGCGAGAAGAGCAGGGAATGATGATAACCCTTAAAAATCTCCGACAGCACGGACATGCGCGGCACCACCGCAGTTCACTCGGCGTTACGGATATTATACCACCCGGCGGCGAGGGTGTCATCTGATGGTGGACGATGGTTTTACCATGCACTGACAGGGCATCCGGGGTCGCAGCAGACGATAGATTGGCTCCATGCCAACCAGAGTGCAGAATTGTTAAGAAAATGTGATGAAACTCCAACGGCTGCGTGGTGGCCTGTTCCGGTGGTTATTTCTGAGCGTGTGGGATGTTTCTCAAAGTGTTGAACGTCCAATGGATGACGTGGTGGAAAGACAGTATTACGTTCCAAAATGCCACCAGTTCGTGTGCCTCCGTTCGATGTGTTGCCTCGGACGGTGCAATTGGATTTGTGTGCTTGTAACATGAAGAATCTCATTGGTAGTTACCATGTTTATGCCATTTCCGCTGGCATCGGCTCAGGATGGGGCACTTTTGAAGGCGCGGTGGACAACATCTCCTACCGCTTTGGCAACGGTCCGATTGTCACCACCAACTTCGAGGTGGTGCCTGAGCCGACCACGATGGCGCTGTTTGGGTTGGGACTGCTCGGCGCGGCGGGCGGTCTGCTGCGCCGCAGGTCCGCTTAACCCCGCGATAACCCACACGAGTATTCCGCGCAGGGCGATTGCGCCCTGCGCGGTTTTCGTGGCGACAGGCTTCTATACCGTGGCTGGCGCCCTGGTCAGATATAGATTCTGCTGGTTTCTCCCGTCTGAGAGGGTATCCCTTGCCCGCTCGTCGAAGGGTTAGTGCACAGAGGTCTCGAGAAACGTTGGGGGGCAGGCAGCTAAGGAGCGATGAGACCGGTTCAGCAGGAACTGCACAGGGACGTCTGGTATAGTCCTTAATAAGGTGACCACTCTTTCAACCACCTGTGGTCAGACCGAATACGCTCAAGGAGGGGGAACGCATTGAGCGGACTAAACTGGCTAGCTGACGGCATCTATCGGGGGGTGGACCGACTATCGGGAGCAGCGGTGTGGCAGTTGACGAGTACCTCGGTCACCACCCATAACATCTACGGAGAATGGGTCTACGCCTCCACGGATGGTGAGCGCATTGCCTTCGTGCGCGACCTCGCGTATGGCGAAAACCGGCTGGAATTATGGGTGTATGACTTGCCGACGCGACAGGCGGCTAAAATCGGTGAAACCAACGGCGCGTTGACCACGACGCCGTTTCTGGACACGCTGTATTACGTTCGTCAGACGGACGGCACGTCCTGCCTGAACCGTGTGCATCTGAAAACTCTGGAGGTGGAGACCGTTTTTCGCTTTGAGGAGTGCCCCCTTCCGCTATGGGTATCCGCGACCGCAATCTCTCCCGATGAGCGGTACTGGGTCGGCTGCCTGCGTC
This sequence is a window from Bacillota bacterium. Protein-coding genes within it:
- a CDS encoding HEAT repeat domain-containing protein, with translation ADLPAPKDPLVMPAIAMRQTPELWVRIYRESEKDPATLLRYLEQHIEFVQNRKRAPSLEPLSDPQAILQVETHAYVFNRLGDVGTPELIPAIEQFMERRKAMNDWATKADLAVAQLTIERIRARAKGAEAYKQTMLDWVQNATRYPDALSPDGRWRAMAIRRLGYGIRALARMGATDTVPAVLEAVRKARQEMSKAQWLFNQFAILHFLAQFEDERVLSELEGVLFLYGPTLMPWAGAEYHLEPGEKDPEWLYWHVRTKGMDTTETVKAILQSIGNGGPGRFTDKILPLFGEQVVPLLLRAITEPPRCEAPENMQAVAIRVLGEMRSRQAVELLRSVLRTGTGRLRKNAATALGKIGDPSALPDLLEVAQNDADVTLQMDAITALGELGDPRAEPVLLKLLVEHHDSRIRYCAAGALARAGTRAAIPVLESRMDKENFVHVRSQIGRAIRELRRKGR
- a CDS encoding DUF87 domain-containing protein; amino-acid sequence: MITFVNGLEGTLIRMQEDPEARYEFEIWFDYTRQAMNLIREGALLAVPNFASEAGASHHSILEVVSILPLHYGLGDNPQGYPGFVVEAARSAARDWEEQEHEPTEDVTKIRCIAIPTNLELVERDGKAHLQEESNLPMIGAKALLLDTPSTEYVLNSGLPVGVPTFTVGNLVRDPQVGVKISAEDLLRTHFAIFGFTGAGKSNLVSTLVDKVMQAYTMLEPPPDAPRENVKVVLFDLMSEYSVLLADWLVKAPDAALLVLTEETLPEDVLQFMEQPSNETFSQALTALTQTTLYPRALIGRRSDFRFAWRRLLNPKGARLHLYREKPPTLGRLVERHWQPRGTLGRNDATIRQAVRNWVITHFDTPFDETNARKINDWIDEMFENGLLTTNDAREAFTVLRTAVEEAHRRYISLRHVNEAYQMTLGDLIARLNDPHTSGLYVVQSHDPDRLRDFAAMLGEVMFENRRKSGKISPLVVFVFDEADEFIPQRREGTDDSYGRSRFVVMTLARRGRKFGLGIGIATQRVRYLDTSIMAQPHTYFVSKMPRQSDRQAIAEAFGIAEEMFAQTFKFKKGDWLLMSHDAIGLEAVPVPIHCEDANQRVEVFLNQLKSEWQRTREVARTRE
- a CDS encoding PEP-CTERM sorting domain-containing protein, which produces MKNLIGSYHVYAISAGIGSGWGTFEGAVDNISYRFGNGPIVTTNFEVVPEPTTMALFGLGLLGAAGGLLRRRSA